cagcatgcatcacaacatgaataaattatgcagctgaattgtcttatTATTTGCTGTGGTTTTTGTTCTGTCTTTTAGTAGCTTTGTGATGTCCAGATTTGATCTGATTGTCTGGATATTTTGTTGTCACCATtattgagattcatacgctgatatGTGTTTGTCATTGTCAAGTATGCAAAACAGAAGAGAACCATTATGTGTGATACTCATTAtcatttataaagtttaaaaatgagGAAACACCATGTTCATatacacattttaatgtttattctaaTATCTCTGACACAACTGTATCAAAAGCAGTTGCATTTAGCTTTAATCAGAgataaaacatgaaataaatgctttaaattgTCTATTATATGAGTTCAGCATGTAAAAGATCTGTTCAAGAATTATACACAATACAATACAGTTGCTGACAGTGACTATTATGTTGGTTCTAAATAGATTCCAGTTTCCAGATCAGTATAAGCAGAAGCAGTTTGCAACAacaaaccaagaaaaaaaactgtttaaaagaTTTACATAATGTTATGGATTAACAAATTACACAGATACtggtattttcttttttcttttctttcttttttttttttttacatttttaatcaaattggTGGAGTTTAGGAGGACGTAAGTTCCCTGCATATATATTCTTtcacttctgcttcttcttttcTACCTCTCCTTTCATTCTTCAAATATCTTACTACTTTTGGGTCCTTCTTTCTCTATACTCCGATCTTCACATTCTTCATCTGTTAgatacacatttttaaagttcATTATAAACTATACTATACATAATCATTGCTTGTCTGCCTGGATATCATTGcatcacaaatgaaataaattaatctTATAATAAAATTCATATTTTGTAATAGCTCTATAGTATgtaatgttataaatgaaaaaaaaaaagaagaagaagagaggttACATTAGATCCATAATTCATTTGAAGGGACTTGACTCTTTACTGAGCATTCAACTAATTCTaaatttacacatttacatttttttctcaggGAGTTCGAACAGCAAAAATGCTATTTCTTCATTATCATGTTCCTTCCCGCACTCCAAGAGACAAGCAAAGTGTCCAGGCTCATACTCTACCAGATCTGAATATGCACTGGGACcatgatgtaatataagtaAAGGTTCCTTAGGCCACCCTGAGGAATCCAATGGGGATTTATTCAAGTACAGACCAAGATTCACTCTCTTTTTTGGATCGGATGGATGAGAGTAGAGCAGCCATGTCTTTAGAGGACTACTCTGTTCAACAAAACTCAACACACTGCCTTGGCATCCTTTTGCAGTCTCTATTAGCTTATTTGGAGTTAAAACATTGTCAAAAGCATCTCCAGAGTTGTAGCTTAGTGCCTCCGTTCTATAGCCAAGGCGGGTTCGAGCATTGCAGTACAGAGTACTGGTACCTTTGTCATCGATGATCTCAGCCATCTGACACTCACATGACTCAACATCCATTTGTTTTCCTGCTTTCCATGTGCTTCCTTTATCATCGCTGTAGAATGCTAAAGCATAAGGTGTGAAACAGCAAAATGATAAGCAGCAACATGATGTGCAATCAGATTTGCCAGTGTATCGATACGCATAGGCCGGAATTATCAGTCTCCCGCTCTTCAATTGAAGACCATGTCCTGGTCCAACAGCAAGGGGGGCCCAGTCTTTCACCTGCTCACCGATCACATCTGCTGTCAAATCTGTAGTGTGGCTCCAGGTTTTGCCAGCATCCTTACTGGTCACATAACAAAGCCGTCCTTGGCACTTATTTGTCCGTATTTGTTCGTATTCAGAGACCCCAATGGGAACacagacaaaaaacagaaaGAGGGTCTTGGAATCTCTCTCATAGACGGGACATGGATTCATGCTGCGGTGGTTTGGTAAACAAGCTGAAGTGAGCACCTGATGTCCACTGACCCACTGAAATAAAAAGCATCATGGCTATGTTCATGTATAAAGCATCTATGAAATAatgaatttgttaaaaaaaatattttgtacctCAACTTCTTTAATCTTCTTGCCATCATTCCATGTTCCTCTTCTCATCACAAGCACTTCTGCACTTGTGTCACTtaatgtttttctcttttcGGCAAAGGCAAGGAAGGTTTGATCATCACTGAGATACACAAGAGCTGGAATTCTGTATGACACTTGTTTTTTACAACAGCAACACCAGCTTTGAGGCTCTTCCTGTTTGTATATTGTTGTTGTGTTTATGTTTTTAAGACCATGTTTTGAATTGCTGCTTGATGGTGTCTTGTTACCCATTGTTTAATTTGAGCTCTAGAAATAGAATGAACAGCATTAACATCAGTAACGAAACATATAAGGGTTTGAATACTTGTATAATTAtcttagcattttttttttctttttttttttaaatttgcaaaTATGTCGCGATTCTGGTTTTTGATTTGTCATTATGAGGTATGGAGTGTATCttgatatgaaaaaaataatttaagttcTAAGTATTTTAGGTTGCAACTTGACATGGTCGAATTAAGACTTATACCTTCACTGAGATTTACAacattctgtcacctgatgaATGGTTGGCCTATAATAAGGGATTATACAACCTCTCCCATTTTTACTGGCctataaaaacataataaacaataataatttctttttgTTGCGCAACTTCTGCTGCCACACTCTCCTTACTCTTTCGAAAATGCACAACActcaataataaaaacagtcaAGGGAGACTCAGACCAAATGAAAGCCTTCACAGGTAGGACAAAGTACAGAAACCGCACATTAAACACTTTGTCTCATGTCCAAAACTAAACAATAAACCTAATCACTGTGTAGACAAAAGTTACATAAGAAGGTTTTTGCACTTCACCTGCAAATCTGCAAAATCATTGATgccaattcattttattttattttattttaaataaaataatttacattcttaaaatacagtaaatgacatatttttttgtttagcaTAGTACAACCTATATGGGTTGAtattgatgatttgttgaaaataataatttggttTTATGTCACCATTATCGAGGTCattgtttgctttagttgtgtAATTTTACTCTTGACTTTAGTGTTTCTCTGGCTGTTAgctgtttgttatggcaagaGAAAATATGATCAGCTGCTtgatgataagaatataatcTTCATGTAttaatctcaacaatggtgacatgcttcatgccgcaatgcattctgggagccatagATGAGTTTTGTATGAGGCACCCgaatgcattgcggcatgaaaCGTCACCATTGTTGAGTAAAACTGCCTAAccaaagcaaacactgatctcgATAATGGTGACATAAAaccaaactattattttcaaCACATCATCAACATCcaaacctctggtaattctcaatatCACCTTTTGTAGAtatatgtcagaaataaagtcagtctggttagtaataagtgaaggaAGTTGATAATgtggtttgtggagttgtttactCAAGAtctgagagatttaatgtcttttatcttcagttgatttcatcgaaggctgtggctgaagttgtagttcttgttgttcctctgtccttctgtgattctgcttgttatcaccTAAATATCTAATTAATTCCAGGATGATTCTGTGtttcatttaacagcctgtagtgtgcacactaagcagtgttcatttcatctggactaacccatgtggggcctccatggaaactGTGGACAAAACCGGCTGGGCCCCAGTTAGAcagcccaggtgacacccatctgggccccacacAGATGTGCTGACTGGGTAGTAATTACTAGTGTTACAGGCAATTGAAAAGCGCACAGTGTGCATGACGGATTGATGTTACATCATCCCTCCCTATGTCAGTTTCAGTTGTAAACTCACAGCACAACACCGGTCACCAATGCTAGTGGGGAACGCTTGTTTTCTAAACTGGCACTTGTCAAGAACAGGTAGGCCTACTGTTAATCTGGCAATGAACATCTTTATTGGACAGGCCGCTGTCAATCACTGCCTTATTTGCTGCCCATTGTTGCATATAAATTTGACAACAATATTCAACACAATTTAGCCCGTCAATGCTTTGGcaatataaagatttttttacCATGCTAATAAAGTGTTACTTGAATCTGAATTTCAGTTGCTGTTTGATTTGCGATGGTGGGTTTTTCAAAATGTGGGAAGAGACCACAGACCAGATCTCTGTTTATGGTATAACACTcaattatatattttgaaatatagcTTTGGTCGCAATGGAGTCAATGTTCTGATTACTTTAGTGTATCTGATCAAGCTATATGTATCTAACAAAATGCTTTGTTTCTGTCCAGATTTGACTGTAACAATAATGCAAAACCAACACTTCAAAtgaacttaaataaataaaaaaatcctgaGCTAAATGGCCTGTGTGGATCCCCCCGTTCAAAAGAAGCAATACTCACAGAAATTATCTTTCCTGCAGCAGCAAATGATTCTCACAGCAGGTTTGTCACCACAGACACTACAGGAGCCTCTCATCAGGTCTAACCAAAACATGCTGAACATCCTGTATTTATAATATCCTATATCAGCGCAGTAAATCGCACAagctaaacattaaacattaaggttaaacattaaacagcagGATGATAAGTAACAGTAAACATGTGGTCATATAGTATTTGTTATGCTACCttcacaattaaaaataaagaaatctaCAATTCCAAGAAGAACCATCCAcagaacctttccattgcacaaaattatttttttgtttttcattgtttttttttttctttctttatatatatcTCACCACACTGAGACAAGTGTGGATGATTCAGAGTCAACCACAAACATGAAAAAACTAGAAAAGTACAATTTTTGTTAAAGTACATTCTTATATTTTTCTTCTCAACTTATCTTTTGCTTAATCTTTTTAACATAGGAGTTTCTTCACCTTTCAGTGCTGAGAAAGGTGCAAAGTTTATTTGAAACCCAGGAAGATATTTAGGGTGTTAAAAAAGACACACTCAACACatgatttttctctctcttaagGGTGTTATGTTCTTGCTTTTTAAAATAAGGGCATTTATCTTTTGAGAAATACTTTGTTGAAATGTGATGTAAGAgttgttttatttctgtaaatcaTAGGGAAAAGACAAATGCAAAAGAGAGATTGCCATTAGTTCTTTGACACAATCTTAAAGGGCTTGTGTTGGATAAAAAATAGtgtcttctttttttgtattatataaCTACATATATTACATTCTTTATTACATTCAATCATCTAGCACATGTCATATGGTTATTGTCCAAAAATCTGATGATCTTGCAAGTTACATGGTGATTTGAACTCTCACACGGATCCATCATGTTTACCGGATTTGGTTGGCAAAGCATTGACAGATgagaatatattttattactgcaCAAGTAGTTGAGGACTTCAGTTTTCATTCTAACCCGTGTAATGAGCTGCTGACATTTGTAGCTAGAATAATAAGAGAAGAATAGGCAAATTAAAAGTCTAAACTTACAAATGCATGTTACGTGCATGAACTAAACACTGGGCTAACTTAGGTCACTAATATTATCTCTCATGTCAAAAATGATTTATGGTCTCCACTCCTAATGTTGACCACACCTCTGCACAAATTTATCAAAACACTAGGCTCTTATCTTTACtgccccccaccccaccccactCACTCCCACTCAACATGAGCCTAGACATGTGGCTAGAATGCCTATGCATAAATCTGGTCCCTGAACCTAACACCAATTCATAAGCGGTATGATGGGACACAAACAGAGAACACGTTCACCATTCAAACTTGGGTGGTGATGGAGCCTGGCTGATCTCCGACACCAACATTCCAAAAAAAGTGATACCactgtgcagcgtttacctcagtaagttcaccaaacttgaactttggaatgCAGTGGAATGTGAAACCAAAGAGATTGTCTTATTACATTGCAGATACgagctcatagaatataaacctaacagatcactcagatcatcaggatcaagtcatttagaaataccaagggttcactcaaagcaaggagagtctgcttttagctgttacgccagccgcagctggaaccagcttccagaagagatcaggtgtgctccaacagtagccacattcaaatccaggctcaaaacacatctttttatctatgcatttgctgattgagcactgtgctatgtccaaactgtttgcactttattttatgcgtattattttttattcttttaattccttttcctgtttttatttcatttttaatgtatttatatcttttatgtatcatcttgttattctgacttttaatgcattttaaatattgctgtctggttgaaagagctgggagaattaggaagaaagtgattaggttaaaatttggtaaatttggataaggggacaaaccatggggaaatttaagctgtagtgcatggttaagatatctctggattacagtcaggacactttccaaaggggaaatttgaactgcgttgcatagatagATATCTCcggctgtgtggtgcagtttgaggtgtctaggcaaaaggggagattgaaactgtgtttatcagtttgaagtgccttaacaggtagcagtcctgtcgtgtgaggaagatccattctgatccgctctgatggatagatccgtttagatccactctgacggacaacaacaacaacaaaactccctgaaacttcctagctcttccatccaaaacaaaattctctgtttttactgttatttctattccttatgttctatttttattgttcttttttatgtaaagcactttgaattaccattgtgtatgaaatgtgctatacaaataaaattgccttgctttgccttgccttgccttattATTGGGAGATACGAGGGTCCGTGGCTCTACCACTGGAAAAAGCATAACGGCTAATCTTGGATTGTGGTTGAATCTTTTTGTATTAGCTTGTGTTTGTggtctgcttttttttttttttttttggtctgacACATTTGCATGTGtatgaatggaaataaataGAATGAACAGTGTAGTGTGACTCTTAATGGATTCGGAATGTTCCCTTTGACATGTCAAGTGTAGGCGTCACACTGGACAAGGTGTAAGAGTCTGAGTTttccatataaaaaaaaaacaacattttcaacatcattcaaagaatgtctttattttatgttcatgtaatgttatgaaattacaaataaaatatagctAAACTAATGAAAATATGTTTCCTGTTTCCTACTTATTGAATAATTCAGGTGAATGAAATATAGGATTTTAAAAGGTTATAATACAGTTATAATAATGAAAGCATATAGTTTGGTTGGttatttgaattattatattgatGTATTTCCAACttgatttttaacattttaattaagcaaattaactataacaaacaaacaaaaattacatCAAAAGACACCAATTTTTGCAACGTGAAACAACGTTAACATTGCTGTGAGCTCTAGAGCTCAACGTTGCTGTGGAGAATCCACCTATTGATTATCCAAAGCATTGCTGATATTGAAAAGCTTGAAGGCTATTTTTTCAATTTCTCTTTTCTGTCCACATTCAAAGAGACAGGCAATGTACTTTCTATCTTTACACTCTGCCAGATCTGAGTATCCACTTGGACCATCACTGATGCATTGTATGGTTTTCCATTGCATGTGATCcttctgtaatttatttatatagattCCAAGATCCTTTCTCTTCTTTTTATCAGATGGGTGAGAATAGATCAGCCATGTACTCTGATCAGGGCAAATATTCAGCACACTTCCTTGGCAGCCACGTTCACCAGTCTCTATCAGCTCTTGAGCAGATGAAGGTTTGTCAAAATCTTCTCCACCATTCTTGCTTAGAGCCTCGACTCTATAGCCAGATGTACCTCGAGAATTGGAGTACAGTGTACTGTTACCTTCGTCGTCTATGATCTCAGCCATCTGACACTCATTAGACTCACCATCCATATGTTCTCCTACATGCCAAGTGTTTCCTTTATCATCACTGTAGAATGCAAATGCATGTGATGTGGGCGTATTACATTTGGATTTAAAATAATATGTGTATGCTGGGATAATCAGTCTTCCATTCTTCATTTGAACACCATGTCCTGGTCCAACAGCAAAGGTGGCCCAGTTTTTCTCCTTTTCACTGATCACATCTTTCAAGTCAGTAATACAACTCCATGTTTTGCCAGTGTCCTTACTGGTTACGTAACAAAGCCGAGCcctgttctttttttcttttatttggtCATTTTCTGAGACTCCATtgggaacacaaatgaaaaacagaaaGAGGGTCTCGGAATCTCTCTCATAGACCGGACATGGATTCATGCTGCGGTGGTTTGGTAGACAAGCGCTGAGCACCTGATATCCACTGACCCACTGAAATTAAAAGCATGACATCATGACTGTTGATAActtttataaactaaaaaatgCTAGATTGTGTAAAGAATCTATGAAACAGTTACAGTAAGTTATTacagtccccctgtggtgaaaatcaagtttttaatattgtttatgtCTATATGtgctgtttttaatatgctttaagacaaaccatgtttaaattcataagtcaacaccattgctgagtattttccctttaaaactgcagtgatctaaagacagtttcaaaaaaTGCGGTTTGAAATCACTAGTGTTCACGTCAAGGTGCGGGCGGGCTTTaacatatcattaactatgaccacCAGGTTATCCCCAtacatttttctgttgatacAAAAAAAtcaggtagatttagcaatatagcgggtgTGTGATAACGatattatgatgaactataggcctttctccactgatggtctgagttgttcaaagcggttctaaggatactgaattttagaaggcagctgtttGACTCTGAGATGGCGAACGGGGAcagtttgtgtaacattagcaaaacattatTAGCAGATGTTTGATAaagtagtcaagcaaaaggctaatcttACCGCTATGTGTCAAACAATGTAAAAAGTGATATCATTGAGCagtgtttacctcagtaagttgaccgaatggatctctgagcttgtgcgagtggaggtggggctaattagcatattcatagatccaggtatactaaatgaagcaagggtgtagatttacattcaagctattttaaggcatgatgatttttttttttttttttacaggaaaacatttataaatttgtcattttggtgatcaaagttGAGTTTTAAGTGATagaattattgactacagggggactttaagaaaACTGTCAGTtatgaataatattttacaattttggTTAAACATGTCTAGTACCTCAACTTCATTCTTGCCATCTTTCCACGATCCTCTTCTCATCACAAGCACTTCTGCATCTGTGTCTTTTTCAGTTTTCCGCTTTTCAGTGAAGGCAAGGTAGGTTTGATCTTTACTGATATAGATGAGAGCTGGAATTCTGTATGTCACCTGCTTTGAACAACATTCTGGCTCCTGTTTGAATaatgttgttgctgttgtaTTGTCTTTGAGAGGAATTACATTTCTTTCTGAAGATGTACTGTTACCCATTGTAAAATTCTAGCCCTATAAATAGAAAGAATAAATAGTAGAAGTATCAGTAACAGTATGACCATATTTTAgccacattttaaaatgtataaatgacaTTGCTTGAGACACCAACTATCAAATCAAATGAAGTAGAATTTGCCaacaaatgacaaatgacattttctcagaattatgttggcttgacaaagaCCAATAGACTTTCATTGAGGGGGTCAAAACTTTTATAAAATAactcacttaaaggtgccatcaaattgaaaattgaatttacctcagcatagttgaataagagttcagtacatggaaatgacatacagtgagtctcaaacaccattgtttcctccttcttatataaatctcatttgtttaaaagacctccgaagaacaggcgaatctcaacataacaccgactgttacgtaacagtcgggatcattaatatgtacgcacccaatatttgcatatgccagctcatgatcaaggcattacacaagggcagccagtattaacgtctggatgtgcacagctgaatcatcagactaggtaagcaagcaaggacaacagtgaaaaatggcagatggagcgataataactgaccacggagcactatcaaactcattcagaatcaaatgtaaacatccaaataaataccatacttccgcgattagacatgctgcatgacgaacactttgtaaagatccattttgagggttatattatctgtgtgaactttgtttatgcagtgatagagtcaagagctcgggagggggtggagagtgcgcgatttaaaggggccgcagcatgaattggtgcatttctaattatgcctcaaaataggcagttaaaaaaaattaattaaaaaaaaaatctatggggtattttgagctgcaacttcacagacacattcaggggactgTCACGGAAAGAAGGACGGATGCAGATGCAAGTTAATCTCTTTTATTAGAGCTTCACACACACAGTGTAGGTCAGTCACATAAAACACAGCAGGGGACTGGTGATgcagggacttcgatgggcaGCGTGAGTCCGTTGGTGAATCGTGGTGGTGTCGTGAGTCCGTGAGTCCGTGAGTCCGTAATCCGTGGGTGAAATCCAAAGTGAAATCCAACGAGgaacaggaaacaggaaacaaTGACGAGAAATTCAATCCAgggaacaaacacacacaagaaAGCACAGGACACTAACACCAGGACTCCAAACAatgatctgacaaacatgagacgaaagacaaggcgttaaatAGGCAGATGGAAATTGcgcacagctgccgctgatcaaacaatcagcggcgacgcccacacgaaacaatcaggtgacacacccacacaaacacacagacaccagaatgagacagcggattcatgaaccgtgacagtaccctccctcctattgtaatcatcgataagggagtgatccagaatgtccctagcaggaacccaacttctctcctccggaccgtaaccttcccagtccaccaagtactggaatccgtGTCCCCTCCGCCTAGAGTCCAGAATACGGTTGACCGAATACGTAGGCTCCCCATCTACGAGTCGCGGCGGTGGGGGAACCGGGGTAGGCGGATTAAGATGGGAATGAAAAACGGGTTTAATTTTGGAGACATGAAAGGCGGAATGAATTCTCCTGTACGCTGGAGGTAATTTGAGTcggactgccaccggactaatgatTTTGGTGACAGGGAACGGGCCGATGAATTTGGGAGCTAACTTATTAGAAACGGAGCGGAGCAGAATATTCttagtagaaagccacactttttgacccacgacgtatacgggaggctttGACCGGTGGCGATCAGTCTTAGCCTTGGTGTGCGCCCTCACTTGCAGCAGAGTCTCACCGGCTCTACTCCAAGTGCGGTGgcacctctggacaaaggcgtgagcggaggggaccgTGACTTCGGACTCCAGACTGGGAAAaacaggtggctggtaacctacgCTACATTCAAACGGAGAGAGGCCCGTGGAAGACACTGGTAATGAATTATGTgcgtactcaatcatagagagttgtcggctccaggaggaaggattcttggaggccaaacatcgcaacattcTCTCCAAATCCTGGTTGGCTCTCTCGGTTTGTCCATTAgtctggggatgg
Above is a window of Megalobrama amblycephala isolate DHTTF-2021 unplaced genomic scaffold, ASM1881202v1 scaffold513, whole genome shotgun sequence DNA encoding:
- the LOC125261857 gene encoding sialidase-4-like, which codes for MGNKTPSSSNSKHGLKNINTTTIYKQEEPQSWCCCCKKQVSYRIPALVYLSDDQTFLAFAEKRKTLSDTSAEVLVMRRGTWNDGKKIKEVEWVSGHQVLTSACLPNHRSMNPCPVYERDSKTLFLFFVCVPIGVSEYEQIRTNKCQGRLCYVTSKDAGKTWSHTTDLTADVIGEQVKDWAPLAVGPGHGLQLKSGRLIIPAYAYRYTGKSDCTSCCCLSFCCFTPYALAFYSDDKGSTWKAGKQMDVESCECQMAEIIDDKGTSTLYCNARTRLGYRTEALSYNSGDAFDNVLTPNKLIETAKGCQGSVLSFVEQSSPLKTWLLYSHPSDPKKRVNLGLYLNKSPLDSSGWPKEPLLILHHGPSAYSDLVEYEPGHFACLLECGKEHDNEEIAFLLFELPEKKM
- the LOC125261858 gene encoding sialidase-3-like, coding for MGNSTSSERNVIPLKDNTTATTLFKQEPECCSKQVTYRIPALIYISKDQTYLAFTEKRKTEKDTDAEVLVMRRGSWKDGKNEVEWVSGYQVLSACLPNHRSMNPCPVYERDSETLFLFFICVPNGVSENDQIKEKKNRARLCYVTSKDTGKTWSCITDLKDVISEKEKNWATFAVGPGHGVQMKNGRLIIPAYTYYFKSKCNTPTSHAFAFYSDDKGNTWHVGEHMDGESNECQMAEIIDDEGNSTLYSNSRGTSGYRVEALSKNGGEDFDKPSSAQELIETGERGCQGSVLNICPDQSTWLIYSHPSDKKKRKDLGIYINKLQKDHMQWKTIQCISDGPSGYSDLAECKDRKYIACLFECGQKREIEKIAFKLFNISNALDNQ